Proteins encoded within one genomic window of Dyadobacter chenhuakuii:
- the moeB gene encoding HesA/MoeB/ThiF family protein, translating into MFEKEERKRYSRQIIMPEIGLAGQEKLKQARVLVVGAGGLGCPVLQYLVAAGVGNIGIVDDDVVDLSNLHRQILYSAADVGKSKVTTAVQKLKALNPYVQLTPYAARLQEDNAAQLIANYDLIIDGSDNFPTRYLVNDICVALDKPFVFGSILRFEGQVSVFNYKGGPTYRCLFPDAEEGDNCAEAGVIGILPGIIGSYMANEAIKIICKIGEPLSGKLLIINTLTNNTNIFTFTRSTNITASASKSTQTHSAKTGTAKADPKSDLKELTFAEFERIEASYPGQIHLVDVREYNEFEADNFGGINIPLSEIPDILPTLPPNKTIVFYCQTGKRSAQAAKLLAQSGFDGASFWAGNW; encoded by the coding sequence ATGTTTGAAAAAGAAGAAAGGAAGCGTTATAGTCGGCAGATCATTATGCCGGAAATCGGCCTGGCTGGGCAGGAAAAGCTGAAACAGGCCAGAGTGCTTGTTGTTGGCGCGGGTGGTTTGGGTTGCCCGGTGCTGCAATATCTGGTGGCGGCTGGTGTCGGTAACATTGGCATTGTGGATGATGACGTGGTGGATTTGAGCAACTTGCATCGCCAGATTTTGTATTCTGCCGCAGATGTAGGCAAAAGCAAAGTCACTACCGCCGTCCAAAAGCTCAAAGCATTGAATCCCTATGTGCAGCTCACGCCTTATGCCGCTCGCTTACAGGAAGATAACGCAGCCCAGCTCATTGCCAATTACGACCTCATCATCGACGGCTCCGACAATTTTCCAACCCGCTATCTGGTCAACGATATCTGCGTGGCATTAGATAAACCCTTCGTTTTCGGTTCCATCCTGCGTTTCGAGGGACAAGTGTCTGTCTTCAATTACAAAGGCGGCCCCACATATCGCTGCCTTTTCCCCGACGCCGAAGAAGGTGACAACTGTGCCGAAGCCGGCGTTATCGGCATTTTGCCCGGAATTATCGGAAGTTACATGGCTAACGAAGCCATTAAAATTATTTGTAAAATTGGAGAACCGCTATCCGGTAAACTGCTTATCATCAATACATTAACCAACAACACCAACATTTTTACTTTCACAAGATCCACCAACATCACAGCATCCGCCTCCAAATCAACCCAAACACACTCAGCAAAGACAGGCACAGCAAAAGCAGACCCAAAATCTGACCTCAAAGAACTGACCTTTGCAGAATTCGAACGCATTGAAGCCTCCTATCCCGGCCAGATCCACCTTGTCGACGTCCGAGAATACAACGAATTCGAAGCCGATAACTTCGGCGGCATTAATATTCCCTTATCCGAAATCCCAGACATTCTCCCCACATTACCACCAAACAAAACCATTGTTTTCTACTGCCAAACCGGAAAAAGAAGCGCGCAGGCTGCAAAGCTGCTGGCGCAGAGCGGGTTTGACGGAGCGAGCTTTTGGGCTGGGAATTGGTAA